Proteins encoded within one genomic window of Rhodothermales bacterium:
- a CDS encoding class I fructose-bisphosphate aldolase encodes MADVSTAPVADILGEEAAFLLDHKSNTIPRETLHLPGPDFIDRVWSASDRTPQVLRSLQSLFDHGRLGGTGYVSILPVDQGIEHSAGASFAKNPAYFDPENIVKLAIEGGCNAVASTFGVLGAVSRKYAHKIPFILKINHNELLTYPNKFDQVMFAQIEDAWNMGCVGVGATVYFGSDESARQLVDVSEAFSRAHELGMTTILWCYMRNSAFKVNGVNHETSADLTGQANHLGVTIQADIIKQKQPDCNGGFKALNTGNSSYGKLDERIYSKLTSDHPIDLTRYQVANCYMGRAGLINSGGGSGKNDLQEAVRTAVINKRAGGMGLISGRKAFQKPMEDGVELLHAIQDVYLDKQVTIA; translated from the coding sequence CTATCCCCCGCGAAACCCTGCACCTGCCGGGGCCCGACTTTATCGACCGCGTCTGGTCGGCATCCGATCGTACGCCACAGGTGCTCCGTTCCCTCCAGTCGCTGTTCGATCACGGCCGGCTCGGCGGGACGGGCTATGTGTCCATCCTCCCGGTCGACCAGGGCATCGAGCACTCCGCCGGCGCCTCGTTCGCCAAAAATCCGGCGTACTTCGATCCGGAAAACATCGTCAAGCTCGCCATCGAGGGCGGGTGTAATGCCGTCGCGTCCACCTTTGGCGTCCTCGGCGCCGTTTCGCGCAAGTACGCACACAAGATCCCCTTCATCCTCAAGATCAACCACAACGAGCTGCTGACCTACCCGAACAAGTTCGACCAGGTCATGTTCGCCCAGATCGAGGATGCATGGAACATGGGCTGCGTCGGCGTCGGCGCGACGGTCTACTTCGGGTCGGATGAATCCGCCCGCCAGCTCGTCGATGTCTCCGAGGCCTTCTCCCGCGCCCACGAACTCGGGATGACGACAATCCTCTGGTGCTACATGCGTAACAGTGCGTTCAAGGTGAACGGCGTCAACCACGAAACCAGCGCGGACCTCACCGGCCAGGCCAACCACCTGGGCGTGACGATCCAGGCGGATATCATCAAGCAGAAACAGCCCGACTGCAACGGCGGCTTCAAGGCCCTCAACACCGGCAACAGCAGCTACGGCAAGCTCGACGAGCGCATCTACTCGAAGCTCACGTCGGACCATCCGATCGACCTTACCCGCTACCAGGTGGCCAACTGCTACATGGGACGCGCCGGCCTGATCAACTCGGGCGGCGGCTCGGGCAAAAACGACCTCCAGGAGGCCGTCCGCACCGCGGTCATCAACAAACGCGCCGGCGGCATGGGCCTCATTTCGGGCCGCAAAGCGTTCCAGAAGCCGATGGAAGACGGCGTCGAACTGCTGCACGCCATCCAGGATGTGTACCTCGACAAGCAGGTCACGATCGCCTGA
- a CDS encoding phosphatase PAP2 family protein, translated as MYTTTAASSFRAWLHRLDDLEIAYVRSVVKKVHHRPLLKKAAALLCRLGNGWLYLILVSGALAVKGREADGMLVWAALAILLAFPVYYFVKRVCARARPLHRDPSLDTGLPTLDLYSFPSGHAMAAAAVGLPYGLSLPHAFLPFLIGWLLIAWSRLASGHHYPSDVIAGALIGIVTTLTAMTFFP; from the coding sequence ATGTACACGACGACGGCCGCATCCTCCTTCCGCGCGTGGCTCCACCGGCTCGACGACCTTGAAATCGCCTACGTGCGTTCGGTCGTCAAAAAGGTCCACCATCGACCCCTCCTCAAAAAGGCGGCCGCCCTGCTCTGCCGGCTCGGCAACGGCTGGCTCTACTTGATCCTCGTGTCCGGCGCCCTGGCGGTAAAAGGGCGTGAAGCAGACGGCATGTTAGTCTGGGCCGCTCTGGCTATTCTGCTGGCGTTCCCCGTCTATTACTTCGTCAAACGGGTCTGTGCCCGAGCGCGGCCCCTGCACCGGGACCCGAGCCTGGATACCGGGCTGCCCACGCTCGACTTGTACTCCTTTCCCAGCGGGCACGCCATGGCGGCCGCCGCCGTCGGCCTCCCGTATGGGCTCTCGCTCCCCCATGCCTTTCTCCCCTTCCTCATCGGCTGGCTGCTCATCGCATGGTCTCGCCTGGCCTCCGGCCACCACTACCCGTCCGACGTGATCGCCGGCGCCCTGATTGGTATCGTGACCACACTGACGGCCATGACGTTTTTTCCCTGA